The Eubacterium sp. MSJ-33 genomic sequence ACCTTCAAACTCATATAATTTACCAATCTTTACTTTGCGGTACTTGTCAGGCTCATGATGGTTTACGATAATCGCATCCTGGTTTAACTTAATCGTACCGTTATCTACCTTACCTACACCGATACGACCAACATACTCATTATAATCAATCGTACTAATCAAAATCTGTGTTCCGGCATCCGGATCACCGGTTGGTGCAGGGATATACTTTAAAATCGTCTCAAACAACGGCTGCATATCTGTCCCCGGTTCATCCGGTGAGAGGGACGCAATTCCCGCCTTTGCAGATGCGTATACAAATGGACAGTCAAGCTGCTTTTCATTGGCATCAAGCTCTAACAAAAGCTCTAACACTTCCTCTTCCACCTCTGCCGGTCTTGCCTCCGGACGATCAATCTTATTGATACACACGATTACGTTCAAATCCAGTTCCAACGCCTTCTTGAGCACGAACTTTGTCTGCGGCATTGCACCTTCAAATGCATCCACCACGAGAATAACACCATTTACCATCTTTAAGACACGTTCTACCTCGCCACCGAAATCGGCATGCCCCGGGGTATCTATAATGTTAATCTTCGTATTCTTATAAGTAACGGCGGTGTTTTTTGAAAGAATTGTGATACCTCTCTCACGTTCGATATCATTGGAATCCATGACACGCTCTGCTACTTCCTGATTGTCACGGAACACACCACTCTGCTTTAATAGTTCGTCCACGAGAGTTGTCTTGCCATGATCGACATGGGCGATAATTGCTACGTTTCTTACATCTTCTCTTGTAATCTGCATATCTCTTTCCTCATCTCTATATACATACTCAACTACAACAAACTTAGGTATTTTAGCACATTCTTCCCTTACTTTCAATATTTTACACAAAAAACTTTGAGAATGAAGTCCAGCCAAAAACTGGAAACTAAAAACTGTATAGCTTTCCATAGTTTTGTAAATCCTTTGTAGTAGCAACTAAAAGAACTACAGGAGATACGAATTATGGCTGGAAATAAGGTAGTAATATGCGGAGTCAACACAAGTAAACTCCCTTTGCTCAACGAGGAAGAAAAAAAGGCATTATTTGTCCGTATGAACGCAGGGGATAAAGACGCCAGAGAAGAATTCATCCGCGGAAATCTGCGTCTCGTATTAAGTGTCATTCAACGTTTTTCCGGCAGCCACGCCGAAAACTCGGATGACCTCTTTCAGGTTGGCTGTATCGGACTGATCAAAGCACTGGATAATTTTGATCAATCTCTCGATGTCAAATTCAGTACCTACGCAGTACCAATGATTATCGGCGAAGTCCGGAGATATATACGTGACAACAATGTAATCCGCGTTTCACGCTCGCTTCGTGATATTGCCTATAAAGCAATATATATGCGCGATATCCTGACAAAAAAAAATGACCGTGAACCAACGATAAATGAAATTGCCACAGCGCTTGACATTCCAAAAGAAGATATTGTCAATGCATTAGACGCAATTGCGACACCCATGTCATTATTTGAACCAGTATATCAGGAAGGTCAGGATATTCTGTATCTGATGGATCAGGTAAAAGATAAGAAAAGCAAAGAAGAAAACTGGGTAGAATCCCTCGCCTTACAGGAAGCAATGCACCGTCTGAATGAACGTGAATGGAATATCATCCGGTTGCGTTTTTTTGAAGGCAAAACCCAGACCGAAGTTGCGGATGAAATTTCTATCTCCCAGGCACAGGTCAGCCGGTTAGAAAAAAACGCCTTAAAGTCCATGCGGCATTATCTGTCAAATGAATAATCCCATGTCCGACCAGTTCCATTACATGAAAAAAGAAAGTTTCAGACATTTGCACTCGTACATCTGAAACTTCCTTTTTTCTTTATCTTACCCAATACTTAAATTCTTCATCCCCCATACGGATATAATCATCGTTCTTCAGCATGACATCAAATCCGGGCTGGATCATCTTGCCGTTCACAAATGTATGGTTGGTCGAATTCTCATCACGAATGTAACACTCACCATTGCTGATCCGGAAACTGCAATGCTTCCGGCTCACTTTGCGGTTATCCATAATCTGGTAATCACATTCCGGTGATTTTCCAACAAGAAATTCCTTCTTTTCAATCGGTATCAACGCATTTGTCCGAGAGCGAACAAGATATGGGGTGATATTGTTGTAACTCATCTGCTGCAACACTGTTGTCTCACCCTGTCCCAGATCAATATCATCCTTCAAGATTTCTTCTTTCTGCAATTCGATGATAAATGTATAGAACTCCCGAAGAGAAAACATCAGCCGGCTGTCAAGATAATGCAGAATCTGATCCACACAATTTACACACTGCATATCCGCGAACCGAATCTTACTGATAAAATTCTGCACGAACTCACAGACATTACAATCTGCAAAATCCTTCTCAATCGGCATATAAATCAGTTGCACATGCAGATTTGACAACTCAATATACATGTACTTCGTATTCAGAAGCACCTTCTTAATCGGCATATTGCAATCCTCAAAATACAATAACTGATTTAAAATATTGGACAATATTGAGAGGAACTCTCCTTTATATAACTGTTTTTTCAAAAACTGTCCAAGTGGCAGTGTTGCCGGAATCTTATAAGATAATACCCTTACACCATCCACGATACTTTGCTGACAGGTAGACTGATTTCCTAAAAAAAATGCATTGAACCCTTCCATCTCTGTCTGATTCACAATCACTGTATCTTCAATTCTGAAATTCAGATTAAATTCATCATAACTTTCCTGTATCTGGTCCATCTGCTGACCCCCTGTCCCTCTTTATTCTTTCAAGGAAAAATCTGCAATTGCATGTTCAATCGTCTTATCTGCAGCTTCCTTACCGTATTTCTCTACATCCATACGGCTCTTTGCCATGTGTGTCAGGTTTCCGTTGCCGTTCACACAACCACCCTGGCATGCCATACCTTCCATGAAATTACCATCCAGCATATTTCTTCGCAGTTTCAGCAATGCAATCTTACACTCCTCAATACCATCACAGACAACCGGTTTTAATTCAAAATCCTCTGCCCCCTGTTCCTTCATACCCTGTTTTACAGCACTGCTCAATCCGCCGGTGTGTGCAAAGATACGTCCAAAATAAGAAGCATCCTCCAGACTCTCTTCCTCCAGTGTCGTGATATCAATATCCCGGCTGTCAAGCACTGCCTGCAGTTCCTCGAAAGTCAGCGCACTGTCAATATATGGTGCAACTGTCTCCTTGCGGATCTCCATCTTCTTTGCAGTACAAGGTCCGATAAATACAACCTTCGCCGTCGGATCCTGCTCCTTGATATGTTTACCGATCATTGCCATCGGAGACAGCGTTGAAGATACATACGGCAGCATATCCGGGAAATTCTTCTCCACATAAGTTACGAACGCCGGACAGCACGAGCTTGTCAGCATGCCCTTCTCCCGTAATTCCTGTGATTCATGCCAGGTTGTCATATCTGCACCAAGTGCAACCTCCACAACTTCATCAAAGCCAAGTGCCTTGATTCCACTGATAACCTGTCC encodes the following:
- the sigG gene encoding RNA polymerase sporulation sigma factor SigG, with product MAGNKVVICGVNTSKLPLLNEEEKKALFVRMNAGDKDAREEFIRGNLRLVLSVIQRFSGSHAENSDDLFQVGCIGLIKALDNFDQSLDVKFSTYAVPMIIGEVRRYIRDNNVIRVSRSLRDIAYKAIYMRDILTKKNDREPTINEIATALDIPKEDIVNALDAIATPMSLFEPVYQEGQDILYLMDQVKDKKSKEENWVESLALQEAMHRLNEREWNIIRLRFFEGKTQTEVADEISISQAQVSRLEKNALKSMRHYLSNE
- a CDS encoding FHA domain-containing protein; amino-acid sequence: MDQIQESYDEFNLNFRIEDTVIVNQTEMEGFNAFFLGNQSTCQQSIVDGVRVLSYKIPATLPLGQFLKKQLYKGEFLSILSNILNQLLYFEDCNMPIKKVLLNTKYMYIELSNLHVQLIYMPIEKDFADCNVCEFVQNFISKIRFADMQCVNCVDQILHYLDSRLMFSLREFYTFIIELQKEEILKDDIDLGQGETTVLQQMSYNNITPYLVRSRTNALIPIEKKEFLVGKSPECDYQIMDNRKVSRKHCSFRISNGECYIRDENSTNHTFVNGKMIQPGFDVMLKNDDYIRMGDEEFKYWVR
- a CDS encoding 4Fe-4S dicluster domain-containing protein — translated: MRKFDTRTQYFRYEVLREVARMAWDGTLLEGILDIPMKIIPGKKPTMRCCVFKERAIVSEQVKMAMGGNPDNDNVIEVMEIACDECPVGGYEVGQHCRGCLAHRCADACKFGAITIDEHQKAHIDKSKCKECGACAKACPYSAISDFKRPCQQACKIGAITMNEDQEAKIDNDKCIACGACVYQCPFGAINEKSYILQVINMLKDSDHGKKYKVYAAVAPAIAGQFIYAKRGQVISGIKALGFDEVVEVALGADMTTWHESQELREKGMLTSSCCPAFVTYVEKNFPDMLPYVSSTLSPMAMIGKHIKEQDPTAKVVFIGPCTAKKMEIRKETVAPYIDSALTFEELQAVLDSRDIDITTLEEESLEDASYFGRIFAHTGGLSSAVKQGMKEQGAEDFELKPVVCDGIEECKIALLKLRRNMLDGNFMEGMACQGGCVNGNGNLTHMAKSRMDVEKYGKEAADKTIEHAIADFSLKE